A single genomic interval of Primulina huaijiensis isolate GDHJ02 chromosome 7, ASM1229523v2, whole genome shotgun sequence harbors:
- the LOC140981392 gene encoding polyphenol oxidase I, chloroplastic-like, which produces MASIHLPCAATSTTTNPSATSRPLFFKQSHFIASARRTRRLQVSCTNNGHNQKHSSEDTETSEGKVDRRNMLLGLGGLYSAANLISAPDSSASPIQAPELDKCGVATNLNTGKQLDTNCCPPVVQSIIDYKIPPVLKMKTRPAAHKVSSEYIFKYNLAIDRMKRLPKEDPRSFMQQANIHCAYCNGAYDQPGQGTLDLQVHNSWLFFPFHRWYLYFYERILGKLINDPTFALPFWNWDNPKGMAIPAMFNDPKAALYDEKRNQANLPPAVVDLGMTGNKDPLQVVSNNLTIMYSEMIRGNSSATDFMGQPYRQGTPVNPGPGASERGSHTAVHAWVGDPREPSGEDLGNFYSAGRDPLFYVHHGNVDRMWTLWQYYLPSVNVPDKKITDPDFLNAQFLFYDENSQLVRVTVKDCLSNIDMGYDYERIDLPWLDYRPPPQTATAKVTRAGTAAAKADTVFPLKLDKIVRVLIPKTKKGKADEVLVLENITVDTTKFLKFDVFINDEDDNVQELDKAAYAGTYAQIPHKTKNQTATTSIRLKLTDLYNDMDVADDEDVLVTLVPRHQGEGVTIGGIKIIENPTPAAAPAATPAAAPAASS; this is translated from the coding sequence ATGGCTTCAATTCACCTACCATGCGCcgccacctccaccaccaccaatcCCTCCGCAACATCCCGCCCTCTCTTTTTTAAGCAATCCCATTTCATCGCCTCCGCAAGGCGCACCCGACGCCTGCAAGTTTCTTGCACTAACAATGGCCATAACCAAAAGCACTCCTCCGAAGACACTGAGACTTCCGAAGGGAAAGTCGACAGGAGGAACATGCTTCTCGGTTTGGGTGGTCTTTACAGTGCCGCCAACTTGATTTCGGCTCCAGACAGCTCTGCGAGTCCCATACAAGCACCGGAGCTCGACAAATGCGGTGTTGCTACGAACTTGAACACCGGCAAACAGCTTGATACAAATTGTTGTCCCCCGGTTGTACAAAGTATCATCGATTATAAGATCCCTCCAGTCTTGAAAATGAAGACGAGGCCTGCCGCACATAAAGTCTCGTCTGAATACATATTCAAGTACAATTTAGCCATTGATCGGATGAAACGTCTTCCGAAAGAAGACCCGCGTAGCTTCATGCAGCAAGCTAACATCCACTGCGCTTACTGCAATGGCGCCTACGATCAACCCGGGCAGGGAACTCTGGATCTTCAAGTTCATAATTCTTGGCTTTTCTTCCCTTTCCATAGATGGTACCTGTATTTCTACGAGAGAATCTTGGGGAAACTGATTAATGACCCCACTTTCGCGTTGCCATTTTGGAACTGGGATAACCCGAAAGGGATGGCCATTCCGGCCATGTTCAACGATCCAAAAGCAGCTCTCTACGACGAAAAGCGCAACCAAGCAAACCTCCCACCGGCTGTGGTGGATCTTGGCATGACCGGAAACAAAGATCCTCTTCAAGTTGTGTCTAATAACCTCACCATTATGTATTCTGAGATGATTCGAGGCAACTCGAGCGCGACTGATTTCATGGGACAGCCTTATCGCCAAGGAACCCCTGTCAACCCCGGGCCTGGAGCTTCCGAGCGGGGCTCCCACACAGCCGTGCACGCCTGGGTTGGAGACCCTAGAGAGCCCAGTGGGGAGGACTTGGGTAACTTCTACTCGGCGGGCCGAGATCCGTTGTTTTACGTCCACCATGGAAATGTCGATCGAATGTGGACTTTATGGCAGTATTATCTGCCCAGTGTCAATGTGCCAGACAAGAAAATAACAGACCCTGATTTTCTCAATGCCCAATTTTTATTCTACGACGAAAATTCTCAgctcgtgagggtgacggtaaAGGACTGTTTGAGCAACATAGATATGGGATACGACTACGAAAGAATCGACCTTCCCTGGCTCGACTACAGGCCCCCACCTCAAACTGCCACTGCTAAGGTCACCAGAGCTGGCACAGCAGCCGCAAAAGCAGATACAGTCTTCCCTCTCAAACTTGACAAAATTGTCCGAGTCCTAATTCCGAAAACAAAGAAAGGAAAGGCCGATGAGGTTCTGGTGCTAGAAAACATAACTGTGGACACTACCAAGTTCTTGAAATTCGACGTGTTTATCAACGACGAGGACGACAATGTTCAGGAACTAGACAAGGCCGCATATGCTGGAACATATGCTCAGATTCCACACAAGACAAAGAACCAAACGGCAACAACTTCGATTCGATTGAAGCTGACGGATCTGTACAATGATATGGATGTGGCGGATGATGAAGACGTGTTGGTCACATTGGTGCCGAGGCATCAGGGAGAAGGTGTGACCATTGGTGGTATCAAGATTATTGAGAATCCAACACCAGCAGCAGCACCAGCAGCAACACCAGCAGCGGCACCTGCGGCTTCAAGTTAA